Proteins found in one Labrenzia sp. VG12 genomic segment:
- a CDS encoding NAD-dependent succinate-semialdehyde dehydrogenase, whose protein sequence is MSLNTSLLKEQVFIGGAWQDADSGQTIGVSNPATGETIGTIPYCGRPETARAIEAASAALPAWKALTAEARANLMHKLCDAIMDQIDDLAVLLTTEMGKPLAEAKGEIALGVKYIRFFAEEGKRIYGDTIPSPWADRRILVTKEPVGVVGSITPWNFPNSMIARKLGAALAAGCTMVLKPAEFTPYSALIYGVMAEKAGLPAGVINILTGDAPAIGEEMCENPALRKLTFTGSTRVGKLLAANAGKNMKKISMELGGNAPFIVFDDADLDRAVEGAIASKFRNSGQTCVCANRLYVQAGVYDAFADKLKAAMAAQLKVGDGLAAGTTQGPLINEAAVEKVADHVQDALAKGGELVAGGQRPDAPGSFYEPTLITGATSDMKVAHEETFGPLAALFKFDTEEEAIQLANDTEYGLACYFYAQDLGRTFRVMEQLHYGLVGVNEGVITTEVAPFGGVKDSGMGNEGSKYGLDDYLNVKYSCIGGLGL, encoded by the coding sequence ATGTCTTTGAATACGTCTTTGTTGAAGGAACAAGTCTTTATCGGTGGCGCCTGGCAGGACGCCGATAGCGGCCAGACGATTGGCGTGTCCAATCCGGCAACGGGCGAGACCATCGGCACGATCCCTTATTGCGGCCGTCCGGAAACGGCCCGGGCAATCGAGGCAGCTTCTGCCGCCCTGCCTGCCTGGAAAGCACTGACCGCCGAGGCCCGCGCCAATCTCATGCACAAGCTGTGCGACGCCATCATGGACCAGATCGACGACCTGGCCGTGTTGCTGACCACGGAGATGGGCAAGCCCCTTGCAGAGGCCAAGGGCGAAATCGCGCTCGGCGTCAAATACATCCGCTTCTTTGCCGAAGAGGGCAAGCGTATCTATGGCGACACCATCCCCTCGCCCTGGGCCGATCGCCGCATCCTGGTGACGAAGGAGCCTGTCGGTGTTGTCGGTTCGATCACACCCTGGAATTTTCCCAATTCCATGATCGCGCGCAAGCTCGGCGCAGCGCTTGCTGCGGGCTGCACGATGGTCCTGAAACCGGCTGAGTTCACGCCCTATTCCGCTCTGATCTATGGCGTGATGGCCGAAAAGGCCGGCCTGCCGGCCGGTGTCATAAACATCCTTACAGGTGACGCGCCTGCCATCGGCGAGGAAATGTGCGAAAACCCGGCCCTGCGCAAGCTCACCTTCACCGGGTCGACCCGTGTCGGCAAGTTGCTGGCAGCCAATGCAGGCAAGAACATGAAAAAGATCTCGATGGAGCTGGGCGGCAACGCACCGTTCATCGTGTTCGACGACGCCGATCTGGACCGTGCGGTGGAAGGTGCGATCGCCAGCAAGTTTCGCAATTCCGGTCAGACCTGTGTCTGCGCCAACCGCCTCTACGTCCAGGCCGGGGTATACGATGCCTTTGCCGACAAGCTGAAGGCCGCCATGGCCGCCCAGCTCAAGGTTGGCGACGGCCTTGCGGCCGGCACCACCCAGGGTCCGCTGATCAACGAAGCCGCGGTCGAAAAGGTTGCAGATCACGTCCAGGATGCCCTTGCCAAGGGCGGTGAGCTGGTGGCAGGCGGCCAGCGTCCGGATGCGCCGGGTTCCTTCTACGAGCCTACCCTGATCACGGGCGCCACCTCCGACATGAAAGTGGCACATGAGGAAACCTTCGGTCCGCTGGCAGCCCTCTTCAAATTCGACACCGAGGAGGAAGCCATCCAGCTGGCCAATGACACGGAATACGGCCTTGCCTGCTATTTCTATGCCCAGGACCTCGGCCGCACATTCCGCGTGATGGAACAGCTGCACTATGGCCTGGTCGGGGTGAATGAAGGCGTCATCACCACTGAAGTCGCCCCTTTTGGTGGCGTCAAAGACAGCGGCATGGGCAATGAAGGTTCGAAATACGGTCTCGACGATTATCTGAACGTCAAATACAGCTGTATCGGCGGCCTGGGGCTCTGA
- a CDS encoding helix-turn-helix domain-containing protein: MSTSSSDYTLGERICKARDASGLSTAQLARRLGIKTSTLHSWESDRSEPRSNKLVLLAGVLNVSPTWLLVGRGTPPAADVPAASDIDSMRVALDRVQRQAQALADEIASLQERLEGA, translated from the coding sequence ATGTCCACCAGCAGCAGCGACTACACACTGGGTGAGCGGATCTGCAAGGCACGCGACGCTTCCGGTCTTTCCACGGCGCAGCTGGCCCGGCGTCTCGGCATCAAGACATCCACGCTTCACAGCTGGGAAAGCGACCGGTCCGAACCGCGCTCCAACAAGCTTGTGCTGCTGGCCGGCGTCCTGAATGTGAGCCCGACCTGGCTGCTCGTCGGTCGCGGCACACCACCGGCTGCCGATGTGCCCGCAGCGTCCGACATTGACAGCATGCGTGTTGCGCTTGACCGCGTTCAGCGGCAGGCCCAGGCGCTCGCGGATGAAATCGCCTCGCTTCAGGAGCGCCTCGAAGGCGCCTGA
- a CDS encoding translocation/assembly module TamB domain-containing protein: MRFINLSLRIFGFLIAIAIAVPLLVIGALQVQSGRDLVSGIASSLASTPEQSVRIEGLYVSFGLDASIESLDISDKKGIWLSAQTIAFDWRPLRLLSGDLDITVLSARQIDLARPPQLPENTDTSATPGAEGTSGVSLPVNVSLERLSLQEINLGEDLLGAPVSLTASGSGAFALDPALVTADLDVRRVDGIDAGLTAKARFEPSAETLQFDVSISEPRGGLAARLLDVPDLPALDLLLKGSGPLTDWAADLSVALDGKSTVTGSASLQETASERHLSFDLDGLLADLAPPAAQAFVLGTTDLTGTARFSSDFAPLAANLSARTQTLALDAKADLANDKMDVTAGLSVNAGGGALIALDVGDRRIAFGPVTSQINVSGTQGAADWAADLELASFQTTELRTDRVQLKVSGNGADFSSGALTSPFALTLDVTGLDGLTQQTAALSGPLSVTGSGSISSGTQDVHLSELAVTSSATTLTLTDTTLSPDKFSGKGRISVPDLAILSELAGRDLGGGIAGQFTADLDPSQLTGTATASLISKDVSVAVPQADALLAGETRTDLTLDLSGTSDINLENLAIGNDQLNVSGKAHFADGNLTSALTASLADLSKADSQLAGSLELDATTSGPIEALEVKATAASKQILLAGTPLDNLTFSADAVANRSTPSARLKGAAALNEQAIAVDVELVSKDGGAELSPLSVKLAGNTVSGALTFADLNRPVETLKGDLKIDAPDLASLSPLLLTDISGRLNGTISADPERKQLALDITGSGIDVPSLSLGSLKMKANLAAPYAPETVSADIEINDLLTDATPVHSVNLQARPDNGGTSIGARIDLDSSGKDGLALQARVSQPDDGGYLLALSELAMRYQGLASKLTAPTTIAYTEGTATIAPLDLQLGDGSLSLSGQAGEQLDLKAELKSVPLNLANAFAPSLGLGGSLSGNITATGSASAPQATWSITGTGLTASELRNNGLAALSLTSSGDLKDNQISQTSKVSDPNGLNLSASGTVGLQQPNALALTLDGTIPTAALRRPLLEAGIRAEGAIALKGTVGGSAKAPAYQITATPAGLRVTSLSTGLTVQNIGGTAAVTQDQASLNGITGELATGGTLSAGGTVGMKNGFPTDLSIKLNKGRYIDPGLVSAEVDADLKISGPLASTSSSALIGGTVTINKADVSIPEYLPGAIPPVEVRHVNASKAVRQQVAELGGDTQQRQTQQKTIPPRLDILLSAPGRIFIRGRGLDAELQGNLKIVGTTASPQAVGAFSLKRGQLDILTRRLVFSRGSATFEGSLTPLLDFAASTTVSDTTITVTVSGEADDPQIAFTSSPELPQDEVLALLLFGKSVGNLSATQVARLAAAIATLTGGSDSGPLASIRKSLGLDAIDINTDGEDGPSVAVGKYINDNIYVGVEQGTGSGSSRVKVDIDLDRGLKVRGEVGADGSSKAGIFFEREY; the protein is encoded by the coding sequence ATGCGTTTTATCAATCTGTCCTTGCGGATCTTCGGATTCCTGATCGCAATTGCGATTGCCGTGCCGTTGCTTGTCATCGGCGCGCTGCAGGTGCAGTCCGGACGCGATCTGGTATCCGGAATTGCCAGTTCACTTGCCTCCACACCAGAGCAGTCGGTCAGGATTGAGGGGCTCTATGTCAGCTTTGGTCTCGACGCCTCGATTGAAAGCCTGGACATTTCGGACAAAAAGGGCATCTGGCTGTCCGCACAGACGATCGCGTTCGACTGGAGGCCGCTGCGGCTCCTGTCCGGTGACCTGGACATAACCGTTCTCAGCGCCCGCCAGATCGACCTGGCGCGGCCTCCCCAGCTGCCCGAGAACACCGACACGTCCGCGACGCCGGGTGCAGAAGGAACGAGCGGAGTGTCCCTGCCGGTCAACGTGTCGCTTGAGCGGCTGTCGCTTCAAGAAATCAACCTTGGCGAGGACTTGTTGGGCGCGCCCGTCTCCCTGACAGCCTCCGGCTCAGGGGCGTTTGCGCTCGACCCGGCACTTGTCACAGCGGATCTCGATGTTCGCCGGGTGGACGGGATCGACGCAGGATTGACCGCCAAGGCCCGGTTCGAACCGTCGGCCGAAACCCTGCAATTCGATGTTTCCATCTCCGAACCACGTGGCGGGTTGGCCGCACGCCTGCTTGATGTGCCGGATTTGCCTGCCCTGGACCTCCTATTGAAGGGCAGCGGGCCGCTCACCGACTGGGCTGCCGACCTGAGCGTCGCGCTTGATGGCAAATCCACGGTTACAGGCTCCGCCAGCCTGCAGGAAACCGCTTCGGAGCGCCATCTCAGCTTCGATCTTGATGGCCTTCTTGCCGACCTGGCCCCACCCGCCGCCCAGGCCTTCGTGCTCGGCACGACGGACCTCACCGGCACAGCGCGGTTTTCGTCGGATTTTGCGCCGCTTGCGGCCAATCTTTCCGCCCGGACCCAGACGCTCGCCCTCGATGCAAAGGCTGATCTCGCGAATGACAAGATGGATGTCACCGCCGGTCTGTCCGTCAATGCGGGTGGCGGGGCACTGATTGCGCTTGACGTCGGCGATCGCCGCATTGCCTTTGGACCGGTGACCAGCCAGATCAACGTCTCCGGCACACAAGGTGCCGCCGACTGGGCAGCCGATCTAGAACTTGCCTCTTTTCAGACGACAGAACTGCGCACGGACAGGGTCCAGCTGAAGGTCTCCGGCAATGGCGCGGATTTCAGCTCCGGAGCATTGACGTCCCCTTTTGCCCTGACGCTCGACGTCACGGGACTGGATGGACTAACGCAGCAGACAGCAGCGCTGTCCGGTCCGCTTTCCGTTACCGGCAGCGGATCAATCAGCTCTGGAACGCAGGACGTTCACCTGTCGGAACTCGCAGTCACGTCTTCGGCCACGACCCTCACCTTGACCGACACGACCCTGTCGCCTGACAAATTCAGCGGCAAGGGACGCATTTCTGTTCCTGACCTGGCGATCTTGTCCGAACTGGCAGGAAGAGACCTTGGCGGCGGCATCGCCGGACAATTCACAGCCGACTTGGATCCCAGCCAATTGACGGGAACAGCCACCGCGTCCCTGATCAGCAAGGATGTCTCTGTTGCCGTTCCGCAGGCGGATGCCTTGCTGGCCGGTGAAACCCGCACGGACCTGACGCTGGACCTGAGTGGCACAAGCGATATCAATCTGGAAAATCTCGCAATTGGCAACGATCAGCTGAACGTTTCCGGGAAGGCTCACTTTGCCGATGGCAACCTGACCTCCGCGCTGACGGCAAGCCTCGCCGACCTGTCAAAGGCAGACAGCCAACTTGCCGGCAGTCTGGAACTTGACGCGACAACCTCAGGGCCCATCGAGGCTCTTGAGGTAAAGGCGACCGCCGCCTCCAAACAGATCCTCCTGGCAGGAACGCCCCTCGACAATCTGACATTCTCGGCCGATGCCGTTGCAAATCGCTCGACCCCCTCGGCTAGGCTCAAGGGGGCAGCCGCGCTGAACGAGCAAGCGATAGCGGTTGATGTGGAACTGGTCAGCAAGGACGGTGGCGCGGAGCTCAGCCCCCTGTCAGTGAAACTTGCCGGAAACACGGTCTCCGGCGCATTGACCTTCGCTGACCTCAACCGCCCGGTCGAGACGCTCAAGGGCGATCTGAAGATCGACGCGCCGGACCTGGCTTCGCTCTCCCCGCTCCTGTTGACGGACATCAGCGGCCGCTTGAATGGAACTATCTCGGCAGATCCTGAGCGCAAGCAACTTGCACTCGACATCACAGGCAGCGGAATTGATGTGCCTTCGCTGAGCCTGGGCAGCCTGAAAATGAAGGCTAATCTGGCGGCGCCCTATGCCCCCGAAACAGTGTCGGCCGATATCGAAATCAACGATCTGCTGACCGACGCCACGCCCGTACACAGTGTCAACCTGCAAGCCCGGCCGGACAATGGCGGCACGTCAATCGGCGCCAGGATAGATCTTGATAGCAGCGGCAAGGACGGGCTCGCGCTACAAGCAAGGGTCAGCCAACCGGATGACGGCGGCTATCTGCTCGCGCTTTCAGAACTTGCCATGCGCTACCAGGGCCTGGCCAGCAAACTGACGGCACCAACCACGATTGCCTATACCGAGGGCACCGCCACGATCGCGCCGCTCGACCTTCAACTCGGTGACGGTTCCCTGTCCCTCTCCGGCCAGGCCGGCGAACAACTGGACCTGAAAGCCGAGTTGAAATCAGTACCACTGAACCTTGCCAACGCCTTTGCGCCGTCGCTCGGGCTCGGCGGCTCTCTCTCTGGCAATATCACGGCAACCGGCAGCGCCTCCGCACCGCAGGCAACCTGGTCGATCACCGGTACGGGGCTCACGGCAAGCGAATTGCGGAACAATGGCCTGGCAGCGCTCAGCCTGACCAGTTCCGGAGATCTGAAGGACAACCAGATTTCCCAGACAAGCAAGGTCAGCGACCCGAACGGGCTGAACCTCTCCGCCTCCGGCACTGTCGGGCTGCAACAGCCCAATGCCCTGGCCCTGACACTGGACGGCACGATCCCGACGGCGGCCCTTCGGCGGCCTCTTCTGGAGGCGGGCATTCGGGCGGAGGGCGCGATTGCCCTGAAAGGAACCGTTGGCGGATCCGCAAAAGCACCCGCCTACCAGATCACCGCGACACCGGCCGGCCTCAGGGTCACCAGCCTGTCGACCGGACTGACCGTTCAGAACATCGGCGGTACGGCTGCTGTCACACAGGATCAGGCCTCGCTCAACGGGATCACCGGCGAGTTGGCAACCGGCGGAACCCTGTCGGCCGGTGGTACAGTCGGCATGAAAAACGGTTTTCCGACGGATCTCTCGATCAAGCTGAACAAGGGCCGCTACATCGACCCCGGGCTGGTGAGCGCGGAAGTGGATGCCGATCTGAAAATCTCTGGACCGCTCGCGTCGACCTCTTCATCGGCCCTGATCGGCGGCACGGTTACCATCAACAAGGCAGATGTCTCCATTCCGGAGTATTTGCCCGGCGCAATCCCGCCTGTCGAAGTTCGGCACGTCAACGCGTCCAAGGCGGTGCGTCAGCAGGTTGCCGAGCTTGGAGGCGATACCCAGCAACGGCAGACGCAGCAGAAAACGATCCCGCCACGCCTGGACATCCTGTTGTCGGCCCCGGGCCGCATCTTCATTCGCGGCCGTGGTCTTGACGCCGAACTGCAAGGCAATCTGAAGATCGTCGGCACCACGGCTTCCCCCCAGGCGGTTGGCGCTTTCAGCCTGAAGCGGGGTCAGCTCGATATTCTAACCCGTCGTCTGGTGTTCTCGCGCGGCAGCGCCACGTTTGAAGGCTCACTGACACCGCTCCTCGATTTTGCCGCTTCCACGACGGTCAGCGACACCACCATCACGGTCACGGTGAGCGGCGAGGCCGACGACCCGCAGATCGCCTTCACTTCCTCTCCCGAATTGCCTCAGGACGAGGTGCTCGCGCTGCTCCTGTTCGGCAAGAGCGTCGGCAATCTGTCGGCAACGCAGGTTGCCCGGCTCGCGGCCGCAATCGCCACCCTGACCGGCGGCAGCGACAGTGGCCCCCTCGCCTCGATCCGGAAGTCGCTCGGGCTCGATGCGATCGACATCAATACCGACGGTGAGGATGGTCCGTCTGTCGCCGTCGGCAAATACATCAATGACAACATCTATGTCGGGGTCGAACAGGGAACCGGCAGTGGCTCCAGCCGTGTGAAGGTGGATATCGATCTTGATCGCGGTCTGAAAGTGCGCGGTGAAGTGGGGGCCGACGGGTCCTCAAAAGCAGGCATCTTTTTCGAGCGCGAATACTAG
- a CDS encoding autotransporter assembly complex family protein, with amino-acid sequence MKGLPSCDTDLGVEPRSTAHPLLATRRAAGTLLYVRKPFVLGLACLLLASTTTTSSAFEIFGWKFFESGAEEAEAIPDPTPYEASLTTTGGSEDLTKDLKSASLLIQQQDKPPSGEAGLIARALSDRERLIAKLYADGRYGGTVEIVLAGLPLDTALERADLPDTRPLKVAIIVNPGPVFSFSKVSVSTIGSDLSSDPSFWGLNSGEVAASGKVLAAERRIVSVLRGRGYPKARIAERRITADHATNTLDVALVADTGPQARFGQVTVSGTDVTDPDFVVQQAMLPVGGIYSPEDLARARKRLNELGIFSSIRLVEGDISGPDGSLPIQIEVSERKRHVIGAGASWSSTEGFGVESYWRRRNLFGRGELLSVEGSVGRIGNESLTDLEYSARVAFEKPGVFGPLTSFSTSLEARQENPDAYKSRTITYDAYLNREFSEQLKGRAGAEVFYANEEDAFGDGDYLLVGLPAGLTFDNRDDKLNPSKGVFAALFAEPAYDTLNSNAMGFVKGTVSSYYALDEAKRFILAGRVSAGSILAPSVEAVPASRRFIAGGGGSIRGYAYRNVGPRVNGEVTGGRSLVELSGEIRVKVTDTIGVVGFVDAGNAYEDSLPDFSESLKVGVGAGLRYFTPIGPLRIDAAVPLDPGQDDPDFALYVGLSQAF; translated from the coding sequence GTGAAGGGTCTACCGTCCTGTGATACCGACCTTGGGGTCGAACCGCGGTCTACCGCGCATCCTTTGCTGGCAACCCGACGGGCTGCCGGCACCCTTTTGTATGTCAGAAAACCCTTCGTTCTTGGCCTCGCCTGCCTCCTTCTTGCCTCGACGACAACGACCAGCTCCGCTTTTGAGATTTTCGGCTGGAAATTCTTTGAATCCGGCGCCGAAGAAGCAGAAGCGATTCCGGATCCCACGCCCTACGAAGCCAGTCTGACAACAACCGGCGGATCGGAAGACCTGACCAAGGATCTGAAGTCCGCTTCCCTGCTGATCCAGCAACAGGACAAACCGCCGTCCGGGGAAGCCGGACTGATTGCCCGTGCCCTGTCGGACCGCGAGCGCCTGATTGCCAAGCTCTATGCCGACGGCCGGTATGGCGGCACGGTCGAGATTGTGCTTGCAGGACTGCCTCTTGACACGGCGCTGGAGCGCGCGGACCTGCCGGACACCCGTCCGCTCAAGGTGGCGATCATCGTCAACCCGGGTCCGGTCTTCAGCTTTAGCAAGGTAAGCGTTTCCACAATTGGCAGCGACCTCTCCTCCGACCCGTCCTTCTGGGGCCTGAACAGCGGTGAAGTAGCCGCCTCCGGCAAGGTCCTCGCGGCGGAGCGCCGCATTGTCAGCGTGCTGCGTGGCCGCGGATATCCGAAGGCCCGGATCGCAGAACGCCGGATCACGGCGGATCACGCAACGAACACGCTGGATGTCGCACTCGTCGCAGACACAGGCCCGCAAGCCCGGTTCGGCCAGGTTACCGTCAGTGGGACGGACGTGACCGATCCGGATTTCGTTGTCCAGCAGGCCATGCTTCCCGTGGGCGGCATCTATTCGCCTGAAGACCTGGCTCGGGCACGGAAACGGCTGAATGAACTCGGTATTTTTTCGTCTATCCGGCTTGTGGAAGGCGACATCTCCGGGCCGGACGGGTCATTACCCATCCAGATCGAGGTCAGTGAACGCAAGCGCCATGTCATCGGTGCGGGCGCTTCCTGGTCGAGCACCGAAGGTTTCGGGGTAGAGTCCTACTGGCGCAGACGCAACCTGTTCGGCCGCGGCGAACTTCTTTCGGTTGAAGGCTCCGTCGGCCGTATCGGAAACGAAAGCCTGACGGATCTGGAATACTCCGCCCGTGTTGCGTTCGAAAAACCCGGGGTCTTCGGGCCCCTGACGAGTTTTTCCACCAGCCTGGAGGCCCGCCAGGAAAACCCGGACGCCTACAAGAGCCGGACGATTACCTATGATGCCTATCTCAACCGCGAGTTTTCAGAGCAGCTGAAAGGCCGCGCTGGCGCGGAGGTCTTCTATGCGAACGAGGAAGACGCCTTTGGCGACGGCGACTATCTGCTGGTGGGCCTTCCCGCCGGCCTGACCTTTGACAATCGCGACGACAAGCTGAACCCTTCCAAGGGCGTCTTTGCGGCGCTGTTTGCCGAACCTGCCTATGACACGCTGAACTCGAATGCCATGGGATTCGTCAAGGGCACCGTGTCAAGCTACTACGCCCTGGACGAGGCCAAGCGCTTCATTCTCGCCGGACGGGTTTCGGCGGGCTCCATCCTGGCCCCGTCGGTCGAAGCCGTGCCCGCAAGCCGACGCTTTATTGCAGGTGGCGGCGGCTCGATCCGTGGCTATGCTTATCGCAATGTCGGTCCCAGGGTAAATGGTGAGGTAACCGGTGGCCGGTCGCTGGTGGAACTGTCCGGTGAAATCCGGGTCAAGGTGACGGATACCATTGGTGTGGTCGGGTTCGTTGATGCCGGCAACGCCTATGAAGACAGCCTCCCGGACTTTTCAGAAAGCCTGAAGGTGGGCGTCGGCGCTGGCCTGCGCTATTTTACTCCCATAGGCCCGCTTCGAATCGATGCGGCGGTGCCTCTGGATCCGGGACAGGATGACCCGGATTTTGCCCTTTATGTCGGTTTGAGCCAGGCGTTTTAA
- the folD gene encoding bifunctional methylenetetrahydrofolate dehydrogenase/methenyltetrahydrofolate cyclohydrolase FolD: MPQAKIIDGKAVADSVRQEITNRAAKLLADSGTRPGLAVVLVGEDPASQVYVRNKDRAAEACGFHSVKHTLDAETSEADVLALVDQLNNDPDIHGILVQLPLPGHIDESKVLRLIRPEKDVDGFHPVNVGLLTAGERNSALVPCTPAGSLVLLKRTLGDTLSGQNAVVVGRSNIVGKPMASLLLQESCTVTIAHSRTRDLPDVVRAADIVVAAVGRPEMIKGDWIKPGATVIDVGINRIPAPDLGEGKSRLVGDVAFKEALEHAGAITPVPGGVGPMTIAMLMVNTLTAARRLLGLPEEEPLF, encoded by the coding sequence ATGCCCCAGGCAAAAATCATAGATGGCAAAGCCGTTGCAGACTCTGTCCGGCAGGAAATTACCAACCGGGCCGCCAAACTGCTTGCGGACAGCGGGACGCGTCCCGGCCTTGCGGTCGTGCTTGTTGGTGAAGACCCGGCCAGCCAGGTGTATGTGCGCAACAAGGACCGGGCCGCGGAAGCGTGCGGGTTTCATTCCGTCAAACACACGCTTGATGCCGAAACAAGCGAAGCGGATGTGCTCGCGCTGGTCGATCAGCTGAACAATGATCCGGACATTCACGGCATCCTGGTCCAATTGCCCCTGCCCGGCCACATCGACGAAAGCAAGGTGCTGCGACTGATCCGTCCGGAAAAGGACGTCGATGGGTTTCACCCGGTCAATGTCGGCCTGCTGACCGCCGGAGAACGCAACAGCGCGCTGGTGCCCTGCACCCCGGCCGGCAGCCTTGTGCTGCTGAAGCGCACGCTCGGCGACACCTTGTCCGGACAGAACGCCGTTGTTGTCGGCCGCTCCAATATTGTCGGCAAACCCATGGCCAGCCTGCTGCTCCAGGAAAGCTGCACCGTAACCATTGCCCACAGCCGCACCCGCGACCTGCCGGATGTGGTCCGTGCGGCCGACATCGTCGTGGCTGCCGTCGGTCGCCCGGAAATGATCAAGGGCGACTGGATCAAGCCTGGCGCCACAGTGATCGATGTTGGCATCAACCGTATTCCGGCTCCTGATCTCGGCGAAGGCAAGAGCCGGTTGGTTGGCGACGTCGCGTTCAAGGAAGCGCTCGAACATGCCGGCGCCATCACGCCGGTGCCGGGTGGTGTTGGCCCGATGACCATCGCGATGCTGATGGTCAACACGCTGACCGCAGCCCGGCGCCTGCTTGGCTTGCCGGAAGAAGAGCCGCTTTTCTGA
- a CDS encoding AGE family epimerase/isomerase — protein sequence MTAPTSSISNNYLKNLSLDLTGWLVNQALPVWAKGGIDADGGSCYEAIELGSLLGQSVPTRARVVPRQVYSFLEGKKLGWDGPANRIATGLNDWFQSAFLLEEGYFAGAMDTRGKVSDPTFDLYNQAFALFGFANIASAIPERRDEAIASANRLRGLLQQSYRHPEAGFLESTDGRQPLRSNPHMHLFEACLAWESVSEDPVWSDIADEIAELALMRFIDPVSGGLREFFDLEWQPFPGEDGRIMEPGHQFEWAWLLARWGRKRGDAGALIAARRLYDIGWTYGIDESRGAAFMALNDDFTVKDPLARLWAQTEWLKAAVALTELSSGPERNAYASDIPDAVAALKIYLNDVPAGLWRDKMSPDGTFVEEPAPASSLYHIVCAISELDRFTRTL from the coding sequence ATGACCGCCCCAACATCCTCCATTTCAAACAATTACCTTAAAAATCTATCGTTAGATTTAACAGGCTGGCTCGTCAATCAGGCGCTCCCCGTCTGGGCGAAAGGCGGTATCGATGCCGATGGTGGAAGCTGCTACGAAGCCATTGAACTCGGCAGCTTGCTGGGGCAGTCCGTGCCGACCCGTGCCCGCGTTGTGCCGCGCCAGGTCTACTCGTTCCTCGAGGGCAAAAAGCTGGGCTGGGACGGGCCGGCAAACCGCATTGCCACTGGTCTCAACGACTGGTTCCAAAGCGCCTTCCTGCTGGAAGAGGGCTATTTTGCGGGCGCCATGGACACCCGTGGCAAGGTAAGCGACCCGACTTTCGATCTCTATAATCAGGCATTTGCGCTTTTCGGCTTTGCAAATATTGCCTCAGCGATACCGGAGCGCCGGGACGAGGCCATCGCTTCGGCCAACCGTTTACGCGGCCTGCTGCAACAATCGTACCGTCACCCTGAAGCCGGCTTTCTGGAGTCCACCGATGGTCGTCAACCGCTGCGGTCAAATCCGCATATGCATCTGTTTGAGGCCTGCCTGGCCTGGGAAAGCGTTTCCGAAGACCCTGTCTGGAGCGATATCGCCGATGAGATTGCAGAGCTTGCCCTGATGCGGTTCATTGATCCGGTTTCCGGCGGTTTGCGCGAGTTTTTCGATCTGGAATGGCAACCGTTTCCGGGAGAGGACGGCCGCATCATGGAGCCTGGCCATCAATTTGAGTGGGCCTGGCTTCTCGCCCGGTGGGGACGCAAGCGTGGTGATGCCGGCGCCCTGATTGCAGCACGTCGCCTTTACGACATCGGCTGGACCTATGGCATCGATGAAAGCCGAGGCGCAGCCTTTATGGCCCTGAACGACGATTTCACCGTCAAGGACCCACTCGCCCGCCTCTGGGCGCAGACCGAGTGGCTCAAGGCCGCCGTTGCCCTGACCGAGCTTTCCAGCGGCCCGGAACGCAACGCTTACGCATCAGACATTCCAGACGCGGTTGCCGCACTCAAGATCTACCTGAACGATGTGCCGGCGGGGCTTTGGCGCGACAAGATGTCCCCAGACGGAACGTTCGTCGAAGAACCGGCCCCGGCCAGCTCCCTTTATCACATCGTTTGCGCCATCTCCGAACTGGACCGGTTCACCCGGACGCTTTGA